CCTGGGGCTCTGGTCCAGGGAGCTGTGGTTCGCCTGGGTGTGAGGATCTGGGTCTTCTGGACATGGTTCCTCGGGGATGAGGAGGACACACATGGTTAAAGAGTTTTAGGCCGAAGGTTTTTAAGCTACTAGTAGCTTAGGAAGAGGAATGTGTGGGTCCTGGTCATCTATTAAAAGCACCTGTGAAGTGACTGTGCAGGACAAAGGATAAATTAAGGGTGTCAGCTTCCTGCCTCGTTTGAGTTAAATGAGGAATCCAGATTCTTTCCCCTTAAATAGCTCCAAGGAAAAATGCCCCTGAGGTAGATGCGAAACATAGAAGACAATGAGTGCCTCTGTGTCTCATCAGTCGTGTCACTGTCATGTTTggttttgcttttttattttttttattttgggatgGTTTtgtgaagcccccccccactggccaTCGCGTCCTTTGGCATGGGGACCCAAGTGCcttcattaaatattttaaggGTGGCCATTAATTTGTGCCTCATAAATATGAGCCCCGTAAATCCAGATGAGTGTAAGGAGTCACGCACAGGGAGTCGCATAAGATTACGTTTTCATTTGGCTTAATTCTGGATTATTCCCTATGTGGAAACCTGGGGTATTAGCCTGTGTGtgcattacattgtggggacatttgtgaTGATaacttattttgacattgtagggacatttttcagtccccacaaggggaaaatcaattttataaaaatctgtcaatACACTCAAAACTAAAATTGTgaaaagtcttatattttgttcagtttggttacttatggttaaggttagggctgggtaggggttaaggttgtcatagttgagattagagtttttcccatagaaatgaatggacggcccacacaaagatatgaagacaaacctgtctgtctgtctgtctgtaccATTCTGTGCCTCTGACAACCACATTACCCAGCCTGTTTTCTATTAATTCCGTTCATTTTCTAAGTAATTTTATCTCACTCTTTTACTACCATTGCTGTTCACTGGTTTTACTCATGCTCCTGGGCTAAATGAACACTCTGGTAACTGGGAGTGCTTCCAGACGATGATTTAGTCCAGATATTAAAGGTAGTGGAGTGGCATTCCTTTATatgattaaaatatttataccAAGTTTGCTTTGAAAGCAAAAGGGCGTGTTAAGAGacgtgcggggggggggcgtgttaaGAGACGTGTGGAGGCGTGTAGCAGTCCCCAACCTTTTTTGCGCCATGAACCAATTtcatgtaaaacaatattttcacGGACTGGTATAGAAACAACTAAAAACAAGTTCAAAGagagttcacgtttttgctccctgccagctcctgggagcaaaaacatgaaccgtctgcgggtccccaaggaccaggttgGCAACCACTGGGCTAGATTGACGGTTGTTTCTAGGCTGTTGAAAACTTCCTTCTTGTTGCCCCAACCATGGAACCCGAGTATTGAGACATAGTTTGcttaataattttttaataaactctctttttttttttttcccctaccCCCGATTTGCCCCCCCAGATGCAGCAACTGTTCTACGAAAACTACGAGCCCAACAAGAAGGGCTACCTCAGCGACCTGCACAACAGCAAGATCCACCGGGCCATCACGCTGCACCCCAACAAGAGCCCACCCCACCAGTACCGGCTGCACAGCTACCTACTTAGCCAGCAGATTGCAGAGCTGCGACACCGCACTGTGCGGCTGCACCGCGAGATCGTTCAGGCCAGCCGCTACAGTGGCAACGCCGGTGACTTGCGCAAAGAGGACCTGCATTTGGGCTCCGCCCCCTCCTTCATGCGCTTTCAGCCCCGCCGGCGGCAGGACGTCCTGGAGTGGGACTTCCTGACAGGCCGCCACGTCTGCTCAGCAGCCGATGGGCAGCCACCGCGCCGTGGCATGGAGACCCCGCAGAAGGCGGCCCTGGAGGACATTGTcatgcagttgatggagatgaTCAATGCTAACGCCAAGACGCGTGGCCGTATCATCGACTTCAAGGAGATCCAGTATGGTTATCGGCGAGTGAACCCCGTCTATGGGGCGGAGTATGTGCTGGACCTGCTGCTGCTCTACAAGAAGCAGAAGGGGAAGACCATGACGGTCCCTGTCAGGAGGCATGCTTACCTCCAGCAAACCTTCAGCAGGATCCAGTTtcgtgaggaggaggagcttgatGCCCAAGCTTTGGCCAGCAGGATCAATCAGGACTCGGGCTCCCTCACATTCCTCTCCAACTCCCTCAAGATGCTAGTGCCTTTCAACCTGGGCGGCACCGACTTCAACCACAAGGAGTCGAAGGAAGAGAGGATCAACATTCTGGTACCGTTGGCAGGTCGATATGAGATCTTTGTCCGATTCATGGCAAATTTCGAGAAGGTTTGCCTGATTCCTAACCAGAATGTCAAGCTGCTAGTGCTGCTGTTCAATGAGGACAGTGACATGGAGCGGGTGAAACAAGTTGAGTTGATGAGGGAGTACCACATTCGATACCCTAAGGCGGAGCTGGAGATCCAGCCTGTGTCGGGTCCATTCTCCCGGGCTGTGGCTTTAGAGGTGGGGTCTTCCCACTTCTCCAACGACTCTCTGCTCTTCTACTGTGATGTTGACCTGCTTTTTACGGCCGACTTCTTGAACCGGTGTAGGAGTAACACGATACTGGGGCAGCAGACATACTTTCCCATCATCTTCAGCCAGTATGACCCCAAGGTTGTCTACGCAGGGATGGTTCCAAGCGACAACCATTACGTCTTCACCTCCAAAACAGGACTGTGGAGACATTTTGGTTTCGGCATCGTCTGTGTCTACAAGCAGGACCTGGTTGGGGCTGGGGGGTTTGACATGTCCATCCAGGGTTGGGGCATGGAGGATGTGGACCTCTTTAATAAATTCGTCCAATCAGGGATCAGACTTTTCCGGAGCACAGAAACTGGTATAGTGCATGTACATCACCCCATCTTGTGCGACCCCAACCTGGACGCCAGGCAGTATAAGATGTGTCTGGGCTCCAAAGCATCATCCTATGGGTCAGCACAGCAGCTGGCTGAGATCTGGCTGGAGAAGAATCATCTGGGCTTTGGGAGAACCGGCAATAGTGCCAATAGGTCAAGGGCAGCATGAACAAGCCAGTTCAGGCACTCCTTTTTAGCAACTTAATTTATTTTGTACACAAAGATAGACTGTGGATATAtttttggaaatgttttttttaaaaacattgatTTTCATGTGGGTATTGTGCATGAAAGGTTCTTCTTGTGGCTGAGCCTAAGAGAGCCGAGACCTAAACGACCATCGTGTTGGGTTTCGTGTGCGGCAGTAATCTGCTACGCTTTGGTGTTTTGACAGAATCAAACAAAAAGTCAGTGCCATTTACTTGAGTCAGATATGGATTTTTGGAGTTACTACTACTaaatcttttgttttgttttttttgtttctcctTCTTAACGCGAGTCTGCATGTAGGTAATGATGAAGCTTGACACCTAGTTTTAATTAAACACCATAGATGATTTTTTTTCGTATCCGTGCAATTAAATGTCTGTTTCTATGATCTGAAATGCTGGATCTGGTATCTTCCATTTCTTCACCGGTATGTCTAATTTATTAAATGTTTGCTTTTTATAATATATGAGCTTTTGTACAGTGTTGAATGGAAAGGATGTAACGTTTTTCACCAATGGTTTGTTACCGAAGACTGTTTGCTagctgtgtatgtgtctgtgtgtgtgtatgcagcaTTTGTGCATGCATTTTTGTAattgttacattgtggggactgtaactttttaccttgtggggacatttttttggtccccacaagaggaaactcaattttataaaaatctgtgactgcaatcaaacaactaaaaatgccaaaggtcttttgtgtggttacttatggttaaggttctCATAGCTGGAATtagagtttttttccccatagaaatgaatggagagtccccataaagatatgaatacatggactttgtgcgcgtgcatgtgtgcatgtcttCCTGTGGTCTATTTGTGTCTGCACCCACACTTGTGTTCAGTGACTGTGTTCAGCTGGAGGTTGTGGATGCAGAGGGCGTTCCAGCAGGCGGCAGTCCCATCCGGCAGGAAAGATAAACAAAGCCATGTTCAGCCCTAACAGAAGTGTCTGGCATTTGTGTTTGGTAGTGCTGAAAACTGCACTTAAGGGCCCGTGTCCATTAAAGCTGAggaatggcgcttttccactggcatacaggaaccgagcTGTACCAAGCAGTTACAGCGTAGTTACAACGTGGTTACAGCTCTCTTCAGGGTCTGAAGGGTCGGCTCAGTTAAGGTCGCGCCgggcattattattattattattattattattccaatccacattttttcagattccgatacacaactgccgataccaaTACAGATTctgatacaagagctctttttacttaaATACTTTTAAGTATACTAGTACATACTGATgaaaaatgtatgccaaaaCAAATTTACTTAGGCTACTGGAAATATACATTAcgtacaaacgaggtggaacagtacacGTTTTTGAGGACTTTGCAGTTCATTTTGAATATCCCCCCAAGCGAGGATAGGCAAGTAGTGAATGCCTAAACAACCTAACTGAGGTAAGCGTCACTTACACTTCCTTGCCATAGCATCCCctcgtgtatcacaagctgtagcaGGTGCGAAAAAACAGCCCAAGCGAGCGACTctcaaatcatccattgcttgtTCGTATTACTCGCGTTGACTCTGACAATTCGTGTCCTTtttttagtgggattttccactaaacgctTCTCTCACCTcccaaaactttgtttttacagcGACTgaaaatcgctgtgctactagtTGCTATTAAAAGCATAAATGCTTCCAAATCGCCACCCATTTTCTGATGTTCTTACGCTCCTAGTACTGCTAAGGGTTTGCGCATGACGTCACCGCAGGCTGAAGTCCCTAGGCCACGTCATTGAGTGGCAAACAGACTGAGCCTTCAGTTTGCATGCagcaaaaaaacatctaaaatgttAAAGAGCTGtggtgcgattgattgtacaaatagatttaacacgaaataggagaTATCTTTTTAAAGACTGCCGAAAACAAAATAAGTAAGTatcggacgtggatcggtcacgttggtcgatacccgatccgtcaaatattCTGGAATATCGTATCGGTcatctttaaaatgtattattattattattattattattaatttattgcaTGCTAATTTCTGCTAGCCCGTCTGTGAGAATCGCAGTGTTACGCTAGCGGACTTAGCTGcatgcataaatttgcattatgatTACGAACATTacgttcagctgttctatagtagTTTTTAAATTAGATTTTCTAGAATGCACAAGTacactactaataatgaatgaaATATACGTTTTCCCTTCAGTGAATCCTCGTGCAGAGCGCCGACATCGCCGTTCATTTTGACAGATGGCGGTGACGCTACCAGCTTGGTTTAGGCACGCCGCACGGGTACGGGCTGGGTACGGCTCGGTtcctggtggcagtggaaaagcgccaccTACGTACCGTATGATGGTGAATGTGAAGCTAAACCGTGGATGCAGCCAGAGCACAGAGCTTGCGTTCATCACCGACACACGCTTTCTGTACGGAGCTCACTCTGAGGGTAAGGTACGTGAGTCCTATAGATCAGAGGTGGGCCCTATACAGTCTCCTGGAGGTACCCCACCTCTGTGACGTATGTGTTTTTATCCTTTTATGCTGAAACGCAAAGTGAGTATTAATAGTGTACGTAGGTCTATATAAGTCTGTCATATGTCCGTGTGTTTATACACACAAATGGCAGAACGTAATTAAATATAGATCTGAAGTCATTGTACATACTGTCTGTTACTCGAATCGACATCTTCCTCCTTCTGCTCCTCTCTTCCCTCCCTCCAAATTCTGCCCGTCTCTGTTGTCTGGGGCCCACATGGCCTCTGTGCTCTCTAGTGGAACCAGAAGttccatttttttctttacattttaAACCTGGCTGTGATTTCTGAGCATGGGCACCAGTTGAAATGTGTATCCTGATGTATGACCGCGGAGACCATTTACATGGGTTATGAAAATAAGTTCAATTACGCGTCACCCTGCTTCTTCTggttttgcatttattttcgCAAACGAGTGAAAATTATTTTCTCTGGTTTCTGTTGGAACACTTCTTTCCCCCATATTTGCTCAGAATAAAATTAGACCTGAAACGCATTTAGTTTTAATGACACACCTTATTTGGAGTCTTTGTCTTATTTACTTGCTTGTACGctgatgctgattggctgacaaGGTTGGGTTGATAATTATCAACAGCATCTGTAATTTCACTGATATTCACTTGTGTAGTAGTGTTCAAGGATACCATGGGATTCGAACTGGTTACCTTCTGGTGAAAATCCACACAACAGCCCTAGTGCACAAGAGTCCCTACAGGGGCTTGTAAAGCTGCCTGCCCCTACTGGTACTGACCATGTGACCAAGGCAGGGGGCCAGCCTATCGCTTTCTGCACGTGTCTCCTGTCTGTTGTTGGGTCTTACTCTGCGGAAACCGGGGGGCTGCAGTCACACAGCTGCTTGTTTTCCTTCctctgtgcccccacccccatgggGGGTTCATTAATTCAGAATCATTTTTATCCATTTTGGATGAAAAAGCTCCTTGGATGGAGATCAGAGGATCGCTCTTCCAGTTCGGTCCTTCCAGGTCAGGCCATTCAGGGGAACCAGGGCTTTACTCTGGTAATCACACGGCTTCATGTAATTCTCCTGCCACCTTGTTAAATATATCAGTGTCTCATTCACTCCCCACCACCGAAACACAGCAAAGTCCTGGTCTCCTGTTTTGCTCAATTCTCCCATTATCTCCAAGAGCctcttttagcattttttcgCTGTGTAGTCGCCCTTCTATTCCCAAAAGAGATGGGCTCCGTGATCGAGACCCAGGCTGCGTAGTCCGTCTGGTGAAGCTCTGTCTGTCTCCTCCTTCCCCTTCACCAAAGCTGCCAGAAGCATCTTTCATTGCCTAGAGTCTTTTTTGGGAGAAACACAAACAGCGTCTTATCTCATTTTACACTCCATAAAATACCTGTCATTATTCCTCATAAACTAGCGATTGGAGTGATAAACAGCTTTGGAACTGCAATGCAATTCCAAATAAAGACATTTTGAGCCACTGAAGTTGAAATGTTGAACTTGCGATGTTATATTGATCTCATTTCTATACATCCTGAGATGTTTGTGGGGTGGAGATCAAGTGAACCCTTCTCCAGGAAGACGCAGAGATCTACTTCTGCAGATCCAGAGGCCCTTTACATAGAGTTCCTCATGGTATGAGGAATGGTATGAGTTCTCACTTCTGTCAGgagaacaacagaaacaacgGACATATTATGGCATTTAATCTCTGGATTGAGACCTCAATTTTGAAGCAGTGAACAAATTGTAATAACATTCTATATGAGCcagataaaaagaaaaaataaggtTGTTTTTTAATCTAAAAGCTGATAAGCGTTTTGCTTTCTGCTCACAAAAGCCCAATAAGGCATCAGGAACATGCCCAGCCAGTCCACGGGCTCCCACAATGCAGTGCTTCCGTAGCTGTCATATTATCACACTGTCGTGGAATGCCTTTACCATCGCGCCCACCCAGCCTTCTGCAGACGGCGTGTGCTGCATCAGTTGATCATCTCCGGGCAAAACCAGGAGCTGTAATCCCTGAAGCCCTCAGGGCGTCTTAGCGTGTTGGCACATGATCCCGAGTGGGTGAAGTGGAACTggggaaaaacattttttttgtcttttttttttctgtatcaAGTGTCAAATGGAAAGAAAAGAATCAACAAAGAGAGCAAATCTAAGAAACCACTGTAATAAGTTATCAGATGGCCTTGTGGAGCTGTGATTGTTTAGCACAAGTCAATTAAATGCTGTCTTTCTCTCTGGGCTTGCAAAATAGGCCCCCCCAGGGCGATTCTGGGCATCTTTGGCTCCTTGGGATTATCCCGCGGAGCAGGCAGCCCTCCTGCAGGCGATTAACAGCCCTCATGATGACTTTAAACTCATTCCATGCCCAGGCCCTGCGCGCGTACAGCGGTGCTTTCTGTCAGCTCAGCCGCAACTGCAGAGCGGAGGCATTGGAGGAGGGGAGAGGTGTGACCATTAACTGGCAAATACACCCAAGTAACATCATTTTTAAGAACAACAGTAATCTGAAATTGTGAGTTTGCCAGAGTGCACTACGGTTAGAAGAAAACATGTAGGTTTAGGAGCACATaggagggagagagtgagagagagacagaggatgAGGGAGACagagcatgtgtgtctgtgtttgtggttTTACAGGGCATAACAATCCCTTAGTCTGTTTCTGTTGATGCTTAGGAGACTGTAATCTGCTGACATCTGTTGTAAGGTCAGGCTCTTGGATGGAGCTGCTCTCTGATTGGCTAAGAGTAAGCGTGTGCAGACCAGTCCCCGACTATCTGTCTGCACTTCACTTCACCTACTAGTGTTGACGACCCTTCAATCTGTTTGAGTCTTTCTGACTGGTTGGCGGTTTGAAGAACCTAGTTGGTGAAAGTTCTTTCGAGgtgtgttttcttttaaagaggCCCTGAGTAGCGGTAGGGCTCTCGCTGGAGAGGCAGACTCTGATTACGGGgttattaaaggaaacaatgCTGGGCTTTATGTCAGTGCTTATGGCTTTGGGGCAGACATTCGCGTCGCTAATAGACATTTTCATTTGTTCGTTTTATGTTCTGCCTTGCTAGCCTTGCACATCAGTCTCAGTCCGGCAAGAAGCTCTCCTTAAATGTTACTAAAAATATTTCAGTACACAGacgtatgtgacaaataaaacaaataaaaaataaatgacttCAGTAAAAGCACAAGACCTTAGAGCAGAGCAAAAGTAGGGAAAAGGCCTGTCACAGTGAGAAAACCAGGACATTTCAGTCATTGGTTCTGGTGCAGATCACAAAAAATCATCCCTTTTATCCATTTCTGATGCTATAGTTCTTGATTATATACTTTATGGCTTTTACAGAGAGGCCAGACCTATGGGATCTGGTTTCCAAAATGGTCTTGAGACTGTAGCTGCCTCGGAAAGGAGGTGCAGGACTTGGGTGACTGTTTGGGTTCTCTGTACTTCAGGTTCTCCTCAGGGAAGTCAGACACAGGAAAGTCTGCAGCAAGTCATCCAGGCCGGATTCAA
The Paramormyrops kingsleyae isolate MSU_618 chromosome 13, PKINGS_0.4, whole genome shotgun sequence DNA segment above includes these coding regions:
- the LOC111859927 gene encoding chondroitin sulfate synthase 1-like, with the protein product MAPRSRRAWCSVLLGLVVGFTLASRFILPRASEFRKGGQKGSSSPGGCTLYRAPRKEPDGALPWRRHGTRLSATDKPVPPSKSFLFVGVMTAQKYLKNRAVAAYRTWAQTIPGQVEFFSSEGSDTSIPIPIVALKNVDDSYPPQKKSFMMLKYMHDHYLEQFEWFMRADDDVYVKGDRLEAFLRSLNSSEAVLLGQTGMGARDELGKLALEPGENFCMGGPGVIMSREVLRRVAPHIRQCLQEMYTTHEDVEVGRCVRRFAGVQCVWSYEMQQLFYENYEPNKKGYLSDLHNSKIHRAITLHPNKSPPHQYRLHSYLLSQQIAELRHRTVRLHREIVQASRYSGNAGDLRKEDLHLGSAPSFMRFQPRRRQDVLEWDFLTGRHVCSAADGQPPRRGMETPQKAALEDIVMQLMEMINANAKTRGRIIDFKEIQYGYRRVNPVYGAEYVLDLLLLYKKQKGKTMTVPVRRHAYLQQTFSRIQFREEEELDAQALASRINQDSGSLTFLSNSLKMLVPFNLGGTDFNHKESKEERINILVPLAGRYEIFVRFMANFEKVCLIPNQNVKLLVLLFNEDSDMERVKQVELMREYHIRYPKAELEIQPVSGPFSRAVALEVGSSHFSNDSLLFYCDVDLLFTADFLNRCRSNTILGQQTYFPIIFSQYDPKVVYAGMVPSDNHYVFTSKTGLWRHFGFGIVCVYKQDLVGAGGFDMSIQGWGMEDVDLFNKFVQSGIRLFRSTETGIVHVHHPILCDPNLDARQYKMCLGSKASSYGSAQQLAEIWLEKNHLGFGRTGNSANRSRAA